Proteins encoded together in one Nitrospinaceae bacterium window:
- a CDS encoding Rne/Rng family ribonuclease — protein sequence MSSEIIVNAEPFETRVALLENGVAAELFTERKSEQGIVGNVYKGRVTKVLPGMQAAFVDIGLEKAGFLHVNDVDTIESIESYRKHAAEHVEEDEDIDFDQPSDDDDRNGFDRPNGWGRRHGRSENDKSIEELLKDGQEVLVQVSKEPLGTKGSRLTSYITLPGRYVVYMPTISQIGISRRIDDETERKRLRNLVQQFRQPGAGYIVRTASESMNIEDIEANMMFLHALWDDIFEKSNNASAPSLIHANLSLIQRMVRDVFGSSIERMVIDSEKEYTRCRDFLSAYYPHLVPKLHHYKGEEPVFDYYGVELEIERALGRRVWLKSGGYIVIDQTEALTTIDVNTGRFVGKRSPEETITQTNFEAVREIVAQLRLRDLGGIVIVDYIDMEREENRDKIINAFKEELNKDRSRTKISKISELGLVEMTRKRVRESLEHVLTDHCPYCEGRGRVKSTTTVSYEALREVRRVRAQNQESRKLMVNVHPDVADRLLEEERPHVEEIEGYLNIQLVIKADPELHIEGFEVIAI from the coding sequence ATGTCATCTGAAATCATAGTAAATGCAGAACCATTTGAAACCCGAGTTGCGCTTCTAGAAAACGGCGTGGCGGCGGAGCTTTTCACCGAGCGCAAAAGCGAGCAGGGAATCGTCGGCAACGTCTACAAAGGGCGGGTGACGAAAGTTCTCCCCGGAATGCAGGCGGCCTTTGTCGATATCGGTCTGGAAAAAGCGGGCTTTCTCCATGTCAACGACGTGGACACGATTGAGTCGATTGAAAGCTACCGCAAACATGCCGCCGAGCATGTCGAGGAAGACGAGGACATCGACTTTGATCAGCCCTCGGACGATGATGATCGAAACGGCTTTGACCGCCCGAACGGATGGGGCCGACGCCACGGCCGCAGCGAAAACGACAAAAGCATAGAGGAGCTTCTCAAAGACGGCCAAGAGGTGCTTGTCCAAGTCAGCAAGGAGCCCCTGGGCACCAAAGGCTCGCGCCTGACCAGCTACATCACCCTTCCGGGCAGATACGTTGTCTACATGCCCACAATCAGCCAAATAGGCATTAGCCGCCGCATCGATGATGAAACCGAGCGGAAACGGCTTCGAAATCTTGTCCAGCAGTTCCGCCAGCCCGGCGCCGGCTACATCGTCAGAACAGCCAGCGAGAGCATGAACATCGAAGACATCGAGGCCAACATGATGTTCCTCCACGCGCTATGGGATGACATCTTCGAGAAAAGCAATAACGCCTCGGCGCCTTCTCTCATTCACGCCAATCTCAGCCTCATTCAACGCATGGTGCGCGATGTCTTCGGCTCCTCGATAGAGCGCATGGTGATCGACTCGGAGAAAGAATACACACGGTGCCGTGATTTTCTGAGCGCCTACTATCCGCATCTGGTGCCCAAGCTTCACCACTACAAGGGCGAGGAGCCTGTCTTCGACTATTACGGTGTGGAACTTGAGATCGAACGAGCCCTGGGTAGGCGCGTCTGGCTGAAAAGCGGGGGATACATCGTCATCGATCAGACCGAGGCGCTGACCACCATCGACGTCAACACGGGCCGTTTCGTTGGCAAGCGCAGCCCCGAGGAGACGATCACGCAGACCAATTTCGAGGCTGTCCGCGAAATCGTTGCCCAGCTAAGACTCAGGGATTTGGGCGGGATAGTCATTGTCGATTATATCGACATGGAGCGCGAGGAGAACCGGGATAAGATCATCAATGCCTTCAAGGAAGAACTAAACAAGGATCGCTCGCGCACGAAGATCTCAAAAATCAGCGAACTTGGCCTGGTGGAGATGACCCGAAAGCGCGTCAGGGAGAGCCTGGAGCATGTACTCACCGACCACTGCCCCTATTGTGAAGGACGCGGCCGGGTGAAAAGCACGACAACTGTGAGCTATGAGGCGCTTCGCGAAGTGCGGCGGGTGCGCGCTCAGAACCAGGAAAGCCGGAAACTCATGGTCAACGTTCATCCGGATGTCGCCGACCGACTCCTCGAGGAGGAGCGGCCCCATGTCGAGGAAATAGAGGGCTACCTCAATATTCAGTTGGTCATCAAGGCAGACCCGGAGTTGCATATTGAAGGCTTCGAGGTTATCGCCATCTGA
- a CDS encoding TIGR03960 family B12-binding radical SAM protein, whose product MTTNPVDYSRDIFPFVEKPSRYLGNEVNVVRKDPKKVRNLVALAFPDSYEVGMSHNGIRILYHLLNEREDTAAERVFMPWGDFEDILRQKNAPLASLENRIPVRDFHILGISLLYELSASNVVHMLDLAGIPRRASARGSKDPLVIAGGPVVFNVEPVAPFFDAVALGDGEEIFPEIIEVHEQWRNSGKPRAELLNELEKLSGIYIPAHHHPEYETGGALKAYRHKSGKHRQVLSRLLEDLNNSPHPTKPIVPYTQVVHDRVTLEVQRGCTRGCRFCHAGMVYRPVRDRDPQKVMELAEESLLNTGYEEISLSSLCIADYQPLKGLVPRMMERLAPINTSISLPSLRVGAMDPELLAQIARVRKTGFTLVPEAGSERLRNVINKVLTEADLNRNLQDILDAGWPGVKFYFMLGLPTENFDDLRQMVDMLHACSRMKQKGTGDGFRFINVSLSTFVPKPHTPFQWFPQDSQDLIKDKVNFIRERIKDRRIKLRWSDPKNSFFEAILSKGDRRLANVIETAVDMGCKFDGWREFFQFDKWMAAFEAHDLDPEWYAYREIPTDEPLPWDHLDCGVTKEYQLAEWNRSLREITVGDCRYESCGQCGILDNYKGVKYHYEKPMPPLENRLPLIGDNKSGTGYEPVELSIIKEQKIPAQQKSRKSQGRRQSEPSGPVPVGFEDAANDNPALAALQPDVPVSRFRFMFEKWGDMRFLSHLEILRTFSRAIQRAGLRVEHTRGFNPHPKIVFSSALPVGVESRAEFVDIPLLETDGEFRILDVFRAIQNALPEGLRPWAAWKLAPGAKGVANSLLAAVYEIKIELDERNPAHQDNIEAAVLGVMASESIEMSRIRKGKTIIFDARPAIAGLETGKTAQGAEGKSFLELYLTLRYGDGTKPKVFDILATCLGLSPEECLRTQIRKIGVQRKAGLSRALENVI is encoded by the coding sequence GTGACAACCAATCCAGTAGATTATTCACGGGATATTTTCCCGTTTGTCGAAAAACCCTCGCGTTACCTAGGGAACGAGGTAAATGTCGTCCGAAAGGACCCGAAGAAGGTTCGTAATCTCGTAGCACTTGCATTTCCAGATAGTTACGAGGTCGGAATGTCGCACAACGGCATTCGGATTCTGTATCATCTACTTAATGAGCGCGAAGATACGGCGGCCGAGCGGGTGTTCATGCCATGGGGGGACTTTGAGGACATTTTGCGCCAAAAAAACGCCCCCCTCGCCTCTTTGGAAAACCGCATACCCGTCCGGGATTTTCACATACTGGGCATCTCTCTTCTTTATGAACTCTCGGCCAGTAATGTCGTGCATATGCTCGACCTCGCTGGAATTCCCCGAAGGGCCTCAGCCAGAGGCTCGAAAGACCCGCTGGTCATCGCAGGGGGGCCCGTGGTTTTCAACGTGGAGCCCGTGGCCCCGTTTTTCGATGCGGTCGCGCTTGGAGACGGCGAGGAAATTTTTCCTGAAATTATTGAGGTTCATGAACAGTGGCGAAACTCCGGGAAGCCGCGCGCGGAGCTATTGAACGAGCTCGAAAAACTTTCCGGAATATACATCCCGGCGCACCATCACCCCGAATATGAAACAGGGGGGGCGCTCAAGGCCTACCGCCACAAATCGGGCAAGCACCGGCAGGTTCTCTCGCGCCTCCTTGAGGATCTCAATAACTCGCCCCACCCGACCAAACCCATCGTTCCATATACGCAGGTCGTCCACGACCGCGTAACGCTCGAAGTGCAGCGGGGCTGCACCCGGGGCTGCCGGTTCTGCCATGCCGGTATGGTCTACCGGCCCGTTCGCGACAGGGACCCCCAGAAGGTCATGGAACTGGCCGAGGAATCACTTCTAAACACTGGCTACGAGGAGATAAGCCTCTCGTCTCTTTGCATCGCTGACTACCAGCCCCTCAAAGGTCTCGTGCCCAGAATGATGGAGCGCCTCGCCCCCATCAACACCTCCATCTCGCTGCCCTCTCTCCGGGTGGGGGCCATGGACCCTGAACTTCTCGCCCAGATAGCCCGTGTTCGAAAAACCGGATTCACCCTGGTCCCCGAGGCAGGGAGCGAGCGGCTTCGTAACGTAATCAACAAGGTGCTCACCGAGGCCGATTTAAATCGCAATCTTCAAGACATACTCGATGCCGGCTGGCCGGGCGTGAAATTTTATTTCATGTTGGGCCTTCCCACAGAAAATTTTGACGACCTTCGGCAAATGGTCGATATGCTTCATGCCTGCTCAAGAATGAAACAAAAAGGCACGGGCGACGGATTCCGCTTTATCAATGTCTCTCTTTCGACGTTCGTTCCAAAGCCGCACACCCCTTTCCAGTGGTTCCCGCAAGATAGCCAGGATCTCATCAAGGACAAAGTCAATTTTATCCGCGAGCGCATTAAAGATCGCCGCATCAAACTGCGCTGGTCCGATCCGAAGAACAGTTTTTTCGAGGCCATCCTATCCAAGGGAGATCGTCGCCTGGCCAACGTCATCGAAACGGCCGTGGACATGGGTTGCAAGTTCGATGGTTGGCGAGAGTTTTTTCAGTTCGACAAATGGATGGCGGCGTTCGAGGCGCATGACCTGGACCCAGAATGGTACGCCTACAGGGAGATACCTACCGATGAGCCTCTGCCATGGGATCATCTCGACTGCGGGGTGACAAAGGAATATCAACTGGCCGAGTGGAATCGCTCCCTTCGAGAAATTACGGTGGGCGACTGTCGCTACGAGTCATGCGGGCAATGCGGAATTCTGGATAACTACAAGGGCGTGAAGTACCACTACGAAAAACCGATGCCGCCCCTTGAGAATCGTCTTCCCCTTATCGGAGATAACAAGAGCGGAACCGGATATGAGCCCGTTGAACTCAGCATCATAAAAGAGCAAAAAATACCTGCCCAGCAAAAAAGCCGGAAATCCCAAGGCCGCAGGCAAAGCGAGCCCTCGGGCCCGGTACCCGTGGGTTTCGAGGATGCCGCCAACGACAATCCCGCGCTTGCCGCCTTGCAGCCAGATGTCCCCGTCAGCCGCTTCCGCTTCATGTTCGAGAAATGGGGCGACATGCGTTTTCTAAGCCATCTCGAAATCCTCCGCACATTCTCCCGCGCCATTCAGCGAGCGGGGCTCCGCGTCGAGCATACCAGGGGATTCAACCCCCATCCGAAGATTGTATTCTCTAGCGCACTTCCCGTGGGGGTGGAGAGCCGAGCGGAATTCGTGGACATACCTCTACTTGAGACCGACGGAGAATTCAGGATTCTCGACGTATTCCGCGCCATCCAAAATGCGCTCCCCGAGGGGCTTCGACCATGGGCGGCCTGGAAACTCGCGCCCGGCGCCAAGGGCGTGGCGAACTCGCTTTTGGCCGCCGTTTATGAGATTAAGATTGAACTTGATGAGCGCAACCCGGCGCACCAAGACAATATCGAGGCGGCGGTTTTAGGGGTTATGGCCTCCGAATCGATAGAGATGTCTCGAATAAGAAAAGGGAAAACAATAATTTTCGATGCCCGCCCAGCTATCGCGGGTCTCGAAACAGGAAAAACAGCACAGGGGGCGGAAGGGAAATCATTCCTTGAACTGTATCTTACCCTTCGGTACGGCGACGGAACCAAGCCGAAGGTTTTCGACATACTGGCCACTTGCCTGGGTCTATCTCCCGAGGAATGTCTTCGGACCCAAATACGCAAGATAGGCGTGCAAAGGAAGGCGGGTCTATCCCGCGCTCTGGAAAATGTCATCTGA
- the rodA gene encoding rod shape-determining protein RodA, with the protein MRSVDASITPKSPFRRLLDEVDWLMLGTIIGLSGIGVLMIYSGIHTNDRLLANSLHWKQALWSTIGLTLLIVILFFDYHLISRLSYLLFAIVVAALIFVFIAGRVVYGAKRWLVFGPLRVQPSELAKLVVILVLARHFGTRESTEPLKFRDLIYPFILVIIPVGLVAKQPDLGTAMTILMIATVMVLIVGVERRVLVYLSSVCVAILPIGWLFLKEYQKKRILTVLNPESDILGAGYQSMQSKIAVGSGEFWGKGLLQGTQSRLNFLPEKHTDFIFSVLSEELGFFGGTILLLLFCIFIQRCLTTALNAADREGALIAAGIGASFFMYSTLNIAMTLGLFPIVGIPLPFVSYGGSASLASFLAAGMVMNVRIRRRSLVPLYQSS; encoded by the coding sequence ATGAGAAGCGTTGATGCCTCAATTACCCCGAAGTCGCCATTTCGGCGTCTTCTCGACGAAGTGGACTGGCTAATGTTAGGGACGATAATCGGTCTTTCGGGTATCGGAGTTTTGATGATTTACAGCGGGATACACACCAACGACAGGCTACTGGCCAATTCCCTCCACTGGAAACAAGCGCTTTGGTCCACCATCGGGCTTACGCTTCTCATCGTTATCCTCTTTTTTGACTACCATCTTATTTCCCGACTTTCCTATTTATTGTTTGCCATCGTCGTGGCGGCGTTGATATTCGTATTTATCGCCGGTCGCGTGGTCTACGGCGCAAAAAGATGGCTCGTATTTGGTCCTCTAAGGGTTCAGCCCTCAGAGTTGGCAAAGCTCGTGGTGATTCTCGTCCTCGCAAGGCATTTCGGAACACGCGAATCCACCGAGCCGCTGAAATTTCGCGATCTCATTTATCCCTTCATTCTCGTTATTATCCCGGTCGGACTGGTGGCCAAGCAGCCCGATTTAGGCACCGCCATGACGATACTCATGATTGCCACCGTAATGGTGTTGATTGTGGGCGTGGAGCGGCGTGTTCTCGTCTACCTCTCGTCCGTGTGCGTCGCTATTTTGCCAATCGGCTGGCTATTTTTAAAAGAATATCAAAAGAAACGAATCTTAACGGTACTGAATCCAGAATCCGATATTCTTGGCGCAGGCTACCAGAGTATGCAGAGCAAAATAGCTGTAGGTAGCGGGGAATTTTGGGGAAAAGGTCTTCTGCAGGGCACCCAGAGCCGCTTGAATTTTCTGCCCGAAAAACACACCGATTTTATTTTCTCCGTTCTGAGTGAGGAACTCGGATTCTTCGGTGGCACGATACTTCTTCTGTTGTTCTGTATCTTCATTCAGAGATGCCTCACCACAGCCCTAAATGCCGCAGACCGCGAAGGTGCATTGATCGCCGCAGGGATTGGCGCCTCATTTTTCATGTATTCAACGCTGAACATCGCCATGACGCTCGGATTATTCCCCATCGTGGGTATCCCCTTGCCATTCGTAAGCTATGGGGGAAGCGCCTCTCTTGCCTCCTTCCTCGCCGCAGGCATGGTGATGAATGTCCGAATCCGGAGAAGAAGTTTAGTCCCGCTTTATCAGTCCTCCTAA
- a CDS encoding class I SAM-dependent methyltransferase has protein sequence MSALKVPVEKIVYSKEPENSIEYTKKIDKAYSKYARTYDVAVKLLPVWKTWIKTVIPYIEGKRVLEASFGTGYLLMHYAKNYETYGIDFNANMVEVAQKNLSRKGIKATLQQANAEKLPFPENYFDTIVNTMAFTGYPNGKQAMSEFYRVMKDGGKLIIVDFDYPSDRNVFGYWLTKLMESAGDTIRDIPKILQEFPFEYTEEEIGGFGSVHLYVARKLASA, from the coding sequence ATGTCAGCTTTAAAAGTTCCTGTAGAAAAGATTGTCTATTCAAAAGAACCTGAAAATTCGATTGAATATACAAAAAAGATCGATAAGGCGTATTCAAAATACGCAAGAACATATGATGTCGCTGTAAAACTGCTTCCTGTTTGGAAAACCTGGATTAAGACAGTTATCCCGTACATTGAAGGCAAGCGTGTTTTGGAAGCCTCGTTTGGAACTGGATATTTGCTAATGCACTATGCCAAAAATTACGAAACATATGGTATCGACTTCAACGCTAACATGGTCGAAGTCGCCCAAAAAAACTTATCCCGAAAAGGCATAAAAGCAACGCTGCAGCAGGCCAATGCCGAAAAACTTCCTTTTCCGGAGAATTATTTTGACACTATCGTTAACACAATGGCATTTACGGGATATCCAAATGGAAAACAGGCCATGTCAGAATTTTATCGGGTGATGAAAGACGGGGGAAAATTAATCATTGTTGATTTTGATTATCCCTCAGATAGAAACGTATTTGGCTATTGGCTGACAAAATTGATGGAGTCCGCAGGAGACACCATAAGAGATATTCCGAAAATACTTCAAGAGTTTCCTTTTGAATATACGGAAGAAGAAATTGGCGGTTTTGGTAGTGTCCATTTATATGTAGCAAGAAAGTTAGCAAGCGCTTAA
- the ybgF gene encoding tol-pal system protein YbgF, with protein sequence MRNKFALAILLLALSACASVPDEESATTPAPAEQQPETLLSRQVVSAQEQGARLEVRLSDFEKKIGTLGQLVRKLAKQQNGLEERIERLQRTSGAIEKTPSAPRIQKASRPRTPNKKTPQPRREKKKSTAKARRFITTKAILTAQESYNIAYRSIRARKSEEAILYFRSFLRQFPKNKLAANAQYWLGESYYDLREYPAALEEFKKVLTRYPNSRKGPDAYYKRALTYLRIKNPRLAALEFEKLIEEFPKDRLTEKAKKRLRTLHQAGISTQR encoded by the coding sequence ATGCGTAACAAATTCGCTCTAGCGATACTTCTCCTCGCCCTGAGCGCCTGTGCCTCCGTCCCGGATGAAGAATCCGCCACGACCCCGGCACCCGCAGAGCAGCAACCTGAAACCTTGCTAAGCCGCCAGGTAGTGTCCGCGCAGGAGCAAGGCGCCCGTCTTGAAGTTCGCCTTTCCGATTTCGAGAAAAAAATTGGGACGCTTGGTCAACTGGTTCGTAAACTCGCAAAACAACAAAACGGACTTGAGGAGCGTATTGAGCGTTTACAAAGAACCAGCGGAGCAATTGAAAAAACGCCCAGTGCGCCTCGCATCCAGAAAGCCTCTCGCCCGCGAACCCCAAATAAGAAAACGCCACAGCCCCGGAGAGAGAAGAAAAAATCCACGGCAAAGGCGCGTCGTTTTATTACGACAAAAGCCATCCTAACGGCCCAAGAATCCTACAACATTGCCTACAGGTCGATTCGCGCAAGAAAAAGCGAGGAGGCAATACTTTATTTCAGGAGTTTTTTAAGACAATTCCCCAAGAACAAGCTTGCCGCCAACGCACAGTACTGGTTGGGCGAGAGTTATTACGATCTAAGAGAATATCCGGCCGCACTCGAGGAATTCAAAAAAGTCCTGACCCGCTACCCGAATAGCCGAAAGGGCCCCGACGCCTACTACAAAAGAGCTCTCACCTACCTTCGAATAAAAAATCCGCGTCTGGCGGCTCTTGAATTCGAAAAACTCATCGAGGAGTTTCCCAAAGACAGGCTTACGGAAAAGGCAAAAAAACGGCTCAGAACGCTACATCAAGCAGGAATCAGCACCCAGCGGTAA